Proteins from one Lonchura striata isolate bLonStr1 chromosome 6, bLonStr1.mat, whole genome shotgun sequence genomic window:
- the HAUS2 gene encoding HAUS augmin-like complex subunit 2, producing the protein MAASERSPEPTPRPEPCGADSSELDSDSELELECGSRLSVESDGEAGGGAPGPRQPGERSAVAALLERCVAAGAVSQETLDLTCRRTPCFAKVSEMEEMVNMEAEINEIKLKTEIMQLENETADITHHFYLGEKCKMLQDMNRHLEAILKEKRDLRKRLIRHRSQESLPIEATYHKCIVELLNEAVTFIEKLESHLQAVRSIPQIPHMMSNMDTTLSKTEVLMIELEELTEQILKWEELQKEVYSSNVCNTADLDFGLSLT; encoded by the exons ATGGCGGCCTCCGAGCGCTCCCCGGAGCCCACACCCCGGCCCGAGCCCTGCGGGGCGGACAGCTCCGAGCTCGACTCCGATTccgagctggagctggagtgcGGCTCGCGCCTCAGCGTGGAGAGCGATGGGgaggcgggcggcggcgcgccCGGGCCGCGGCAGCCCGGGGAGCGCTCGGCGGTGGCCGCGCTGCTGGAGCGGTGCGTGGCGGCGGGCGCCGTGAGCCAG GAGACCTTGGATTTGACTTGCAGAAGAACGCCGTGCTTTGCAAAAGTCTCAGAGATGGAAGAAATGGTCAACATGGAAGCTGAAATCAACGAG AtaaaactgaaaactgaaattatgCAGTTGGAGAATGAGACAGCAGACATTACTCACCATTTTTACTTAG ggGAAAAGTGCAAGATGTTGCAAGATATGAACAGACACCTGGAAGCCATACTGAAAGAGAAGAGGGATCTCAGAAAGAGGCTGATCAGACACAGAAGTCAAGAAAGTCTGCCTATTGAGGCAACTTATCACAA GTGTATAGTAGAGTTGTTGAATGAGGCAGTAACTTTCATTGAGAAGCTTGAAAGCCATTTGCAGGCTGTGAGAAGCATCCCTCAGATACCACATATGATGAGCAATATG GATACCACTTTGTCTAAAACAGAGGTGCTCATGATAGAATTGGAGGAGCTGACAGAGCAAATACTGAAATGGGAAGAACTGCAAAAGGAAGTGTATTCTAGCAATGTATGCAATACTGCTGACTTGGACTTCGGCTTATCTTTAACCTAA
- the LRRC57 gene encoding leucine-rich repeat-containing protein 57: MGNSALKAHLETAQKTGVFQLTGKGLTEFPEDLQKLTSNLRTIDLSNNKIELLPPLIGKFSLLKSLALNNNKLAALPEELCKLKKLETLHLNGNHLRQLPVAFGQLSALKTLSLSGNQLRTVPTQLSGLRHLDVVDLSKNQIQNVPDTVGELQAIELNLNQNQISQISVQISHCPRLKVLRLEENCLELSMLPQSILSDSQISLLAVEGNLFEIKKLRELEGYDKYMERFTATKKKFA; this comes from the exons ATGGGAAATAGTGCACTGAAAGCCCACCTGGAGACAGCGCAGAAAACTGGTGTGTTTCAGCTAACAGGAAAGGGACTTACTGAG TTTCCTGAAGATCTCCAGAAGCTAACAAGCAACTTAAGGACAATAGACTTGTCGAACAACAAAATAGAGCTCTTGCCACCTCTTATTGGAAAATTTTCCTTATTGAAGAGCCTTGCTCTGAACAACAACAAACTGG CTGCTTTACCTGAGGAGCTGTGTAAACTGAAAAAACTGGAAACACTACACTTGAATGGCAATCACTTGAGGCAGCTACCGGTTGCATTTGGACAACTTTCAGCTCTGAAAACCTTGAGCCTTTCTGGAAACCAGCTTCGGACTGTGCCTACACAACTCTCTGGTCTTCGCCATTTGGATGTGGTAGATCTTTCAAAAAACCAGATCCAAAATGTCCCTGACACTGTGGGAGAGCTGCAGGCTATTGAACTCAATTTGAATCAGAATCAG ATTTCCCAGATCTCAGTGCAGATCTCCCACTGTCCACGCCTCAAAGTCTTGCGTTTAGAAGAAAATTGTCTAGAACTCAGCATGCTGCCTCAGAGTATCCTCAGTGATTCCCAGATCTCACTGCTTGCAGTAGAAGGCAACCTCTTTGAAATCAAGAAACTCAGAGAACTGGAAGGTTATGACaag tACATGGAACGATTTACAGCTACAAAGAAGAAGTTTGCATGA